The following DNA comes from Legionella sp. PATHC032.
TATTGGCCCTCTCTAGAGCTTCTATGTATGGATTAAGTCTGTAAGTTGGATAAGTCCATTGATTTGATTGAAATTCTACTTGTTTACTGATTAAAGCATCATAGTAACTGCTTATAGGAATACTATTAGGTTGAGTTAACTCAAATTGTGGTTTGAAAATATCCTGACGAGAGATGGTTTCAATTTTAGGTGCTTGATTATAACTATTATTTCTCAAGGCTGACGGATTATTCCATGGGCTAAATATACCATTCATCTGGTAAGCCGTCTCTTCCAATTTATCCGTTCGATCATTACTTAGCCATAATGCAGCTTGGGCAAGAACGGGAGGCTCCGCTTTTTTCTTCTCGTTTTCTGCTGCCTTAAGAGTCCATTGTTTAGACAATTCCTCATCAGCAGTTACGCCTATGCCTTTTTGATATAAATTGGCCAATTCTTTTTGAGCTTGAACAGAACCATTTTGGGCTGCTTTTAGTACCAATAAAAAGCCTGTTTTTGGGTCATAAACTGGACTTTTATCTTGTAAATAAATATGGGCTAACTCAAGAGTAGCTTCTGTACTCTGTTTCGCAGCTTTATTAAGCCATTGAATAGCCTCATCATATTGATTTTGCATTAAGGCCAATTTACCCAGCTCAACCATGGCCGGGGCGTATTGTCCTGTAGCTGCTTTATTTAATAATTCGACACCCTTGACAGTATCCTTGGTAACCATTTGCCCAGCCACATAAAATCTGCCCAACTCTGTTAAAGCTTTTGGATCTCCATTCTCCGCTGCTTTAGTCAGCCAAATGATTCCTAATTTTTTATTACCTGCATGCTTACTCTCTAAAAAATACTCTGCTAAGGTGTATTGAGCAATAGCGTTACCATTTTTTGCTGCATCAATATAATAGCGTCTCGCGACATCAGTATTTTTCTTGACGCCAACCCCATATAAATAAGCTGCCGCCATAAACATTTGTGCGTTCACATCTCCCACTGCGGCCGCTTGTTTAAACCAACGGACAGCCTCTTCCGGATTTTTTTCATGAAGCAAATTGTATTTGGCCATGAGCAGTACTGCAGGTAAATAACCTTTTTCCGCTGATTTGGTAAAGTACCGCATCGCAATACGATTGTTTTTTAACTGACCATATCCATAAAGATAAAGTCGCCCTAAATAATATTCAGCAACAGCATCCTGACCTGATTTACTGATTAGGGGCTCAGCAGCTTCATTATAATTGCCTAATCTGTAAGCATTGAATGCATCATCGGCAAAAACCTGTTGGCTTGCAGATGCGACTAAAACACACACCCATGGTACTAGTGATTTCATGAAGATTCCCCTCTTTTCATGGCCATTTATACGCCGGGTATAATGCCATAATGCACCACTTGACTAACTGCCCCATTCCTCGTATTACTGTCTACTATCCAAAAATTACCTTTATTATTCAAACCAAATTTGACATTAACATATTCGCATACTTTAACCGCATCAGCACAATCCAAAATTTTTCCATAGGACTTTTTACCATCACCCAAGGTGCAGATGAATTTCACTTCCTTTTCACCTGTTGCCAAAACAGCCCAGGAATTCCCTCTGATAGAATGATTTAACCAATAGGAATACAAACTTTCCTTATCATGCATCTGATATAAGCTAACGGTTTCTGGCAATTGATTATAAATAAAATACATCGATTGCAAGGCTCCTTCCTTCCCCGGAAGAAGAGTCAATACCTTTAAATTTTGCTGATATCCAACAGCAGTACAACCGAGAGGAAATTTTCCGTTATCCTTTTTCTCCGCCTTATCTTCGGCAGTTGCTGCTTTATTAGGTTTGGCTGCATATGCCGATATATTTAGTGCACCAGTTAATAGAATCACAACGATTGCTGTTATTGAGCTTCGGCTTTTTAGGTTCATTTTTTCTTCTCACTGTCATTTAAAGGACGCACAATCACCTTAGTCCCCATAAAATTATTACGCTCACTGGACAACTCTACAAAATTTTCATTTAGCCACTTGGCATCCTGGATAAACATACGCACACAGCCATGGCTAGCTCTTACTCCCGGGATATCATCAGAAC
Coding sequences within:
- a CDS encoding endopeptidase IV; amino-acid sequence: MNLKSRSSITAIVVILLTGALNISAYAAKPNKAATAEDKAEKKDNGKFPLGCTAVGYQQNLKVLTLLPGKEGALQSMYFIYNQLPETVSLYQMHDKESLYSYWLNHSIRGNSWAVLATGEKEVKFICTLGDGKKSYGKILDCADAVKVCEYVNVKFGLNNKGNFWIVDSNTRNGAVSQVVHYGIIPGV